In Phreatobacter stygius, a genomic segment contains:
- the ftrA gene encoding transcriptional regulator FtrA, whose product MPNPVQPRQLANPLVVAVAYDGLCTFEFGVAVEIFGLPRPEMGDSWYRFAVASIEAGELRATGGVRMIADGGLDLIATAGTIIMPGWRGLDQPVPAALAAALRTAHGRGARILSICSGVFVLAAAGLLSGRRATTHWRYTEALRQRYPDIAVVPDVLYVDEGTVLTSAGSAAGIDLCLHLIRRDFGTEAANKVARRLVVPPHRDGGQAQFVERAVPVPHERARLGPLLDRMREEIRGDFSIAALARAAGMSSRTFLRRFAAATGTTPAKWLLAERLARARELLESSALPVEQVADMAGFGTAATLRHHFRQHLSTTPAAYRGMFGTAPASPDG is encoded by the coding sequence ATGCCAAATCCGGTCCAGCCGCGCCAACTTGCCAATCCCCTGGTCGTCGCCGTCGCCTATGACGGGCTCTGCACCTTCGAGTTCGGCGTGGCGGTGGAGATCTTCGGCCTGCCGAGGCCGGAAATGGGCGACAGCTGGTATCGCTTCGCCGTCGCCAGCATCGAGGCCGGCGAACTCCGGGCCACCGGCGGCGTCCGGATGATCGCCGATGGCGGGCTCGACCTGATCGCGACCGCCGGCACGATCATCATGCCCGGCTGGCGCGGCCTCGATCAGCCGGTGCCCGCGGCGCTTGCCGCAGCGCTCAGGACTGCGCATGGCCGTGGCGCGCGCATCCTGTCGATCTGCTCGGGCGTCTTCGTCCTGGCGGCGGCGGGCCTTCTCAGCGGCCGCCGCGCGACCACCCATTGGCGTTACACCGAGGCCTTGCGGCAACGTTATCCCGACATCGCGGTCGTTCCGGACGTGCTTTATGTCGACGAGGGCACGGTGCTGACGTCGGCCGGCAGTGCCGCCGGCATCGACCTTTGCCTGCACCTGATCCGGCGCGATTTCGGAACCGAAGCCGCCAACAAGGTGGCGCGCCGCCTCGTCGTGCCGCCGCACCGGGATGGCGGACAGGCGCAGTTCGTCGAGCGTGCCGTTCCGGTGCCGCATGAGAGGGCGCGGCTCGGGCCGCTGCTCGACCGGATGCGCGAAGAGATCCGCGGCGATTTTTCGATCGCGGCGCTCGCCAGGGCGGCTGGCATGAGTTCGCGCACCTTCCTGAGGCGCTTCGCGGCAGCGACCGGCACGACGCCGGCGAAATGGCTGCTGGCGGAACGGCTGGCGCGCGCCCGCGAGCTCCTGGAAAGCTCGGCCCTGCCGGTCGAGCAGGTGGCCGACATGGCCGGCTTCGGCACGGCCGCCACCCTGCGCCATCATTTCCGTCAGCACCTGTCGACGACGCCGGCCGCCTATCGCGGCATGTTCGGCACGGCGCCGGCTTCGCCTGACGGGTGA
- a CDS encoding OsmC family protein encodes MIRTATAVWQGTGRDGKGSLTTQSGVLDSSPYSFHTRFENEKGTNPEELVAAAHAGCFTMALAFGLQAAGLTPTELKTSCAVTVEKDGAGFKVSKSALTLAANVPGVTKEKFAEIAAGAKAGCPISKLFTAEITLDWTLA; translated from the coding sequence ATGATCCGCACCGCTACCGCAGTCTGGCAAGGCACAGGCCGTGACGGAAAAGGTTCGCTCACCACCCAGTCCGGCGTGCTCGATTCCAGTCCTTATTCGTTTCACACCCGCTTCGAGAACGAGAAAGGCACCAATCCGGAAGAGCTGGTCGCGGCCGCCCATGCCGGCTGCTTCACCATGGCGCTGGCTTTCGGCCTGCAGGCGGCCGGCCTGACGCCGACCGAGCTCAAAACCTCCTGCGCGGTCACCGTTGAAAAAGACGGCGCGGGCTTCAAGGTGTCGAAATCGGCGCTGACGCTGGCCGCCAACGTACCCGGCGTGACCAAGGAGAAATTCGCTGAGATCGCCGCCGGCGCCAAGGCGGGTTGCCCGATCTCCAAGCTGTTTACCGCCGAGATCACCCTCGACTGGACGCTTGCCTGA
- a CDS encoding NAD(P)H-binding protein: MNVLIFGATGMIGQGCLRECLADPGILRVLAIGRGPAGVTHAKLTGLVHKDLWDYSTLEAELTGIDACFFCLGPTSLGMDEASYTHITHDITLAAAETLARLNPDMTFVYVSATGADSSEQGSRMWARVKGRTEKDLFKLPFKAFAVRPAFVQPLDGIRSRTPAYQVLYTVLAPLAPLLRRLFPAYVTTTQEIGRAMIALARHGSSKRILENRDFAAAAAGSAPAS, translated from the coding sequence ATGAACGTCCTGATTTTCGGCGCGACCGGCATGATCGGCCAGGGCTGCCTGCGCGAATGCCTCGCCGATCCCGGCATCTTACGCGTGCTGGCCATCGGCCGGGGACCTGCCGGCGTCACCCACGCCAAACTCACCGGCCTCGTCCACAAGGATCTGTGGGACTATTCCACTCTCGAAGCCGAACTCACCGGCATCGACGCCTGCTTCTTCTGCCTCGGCCCCACGTCGCTCGGCATGGACGAGGCGAGCTATACCCACATCACCCATGATATCACGCTCGCCGCCGCCGAAACGCTGGCGAGGCTCAATCCCGACATGACCTTCGTTTATGTCTCGGCGACCGGCGCCGACAGCTCCGAACAGGGCAGCCGGATGTGGGCGCGCGTCAAGGGCCGGACCGAGAAGGACTTGTTCAAACTGCCGTTCAAGGCATTCGCCGTTCGCCCGGCATTCGTCCAGCCGCTCGACGGCATCCGCTCGCGCACGCCGGCCTACCAGGTGCTCTACACCGTGCTGGCGCCGCTCGCGCCGCTGCTCCGGCGGCTGTTCCCGGCCTATGTCACCACCACGCAGGAGATCGGCCGCGCAATGATCGCGCTGGCGAGGCACGGCTCATCGAAGCGCATCCTCGAAAACCGCGATTTTGCGGCGGCTGCGGCCGGTTCGGCGCCCGCAAGCTAA
- a CDS encoding NUDIX hydrolase, with the protein MTGAVIHRQAVRAILLTPDNEVLLMRLVLEGFGPFWIAPGGGIEAGEGMEQAMRRELKEEVGLDRFEMGPLIWRRQHTFTYGGRRLCQREDYFAIHVRRFDPVMSDEIEVKVLDSFRWWTPAELCQASERLTPLALADIVERYLTIGPPRELPEIEVLVD; encoded by the coding sequence ATGACGGGCGCGGTGATCCACAGGCAGGCGGTCAGGGCGATCCTGCTGACGCCGGACAATGAAGTGCTTCTGATGCGCCTGGTGCTCGAGGGCTTCGGACCGTTCTGGATCGCGCCCGGCGGCGGGATCGAAGCCGGCGAGGGCATGGAACAGGCCATGCGGCGGGAACTGAAGGAAGAGGTCGGCCTCGACCGGTTTGAGATGGGCCCGCTCATCTGGCGGCGCCAGCACACCTTCACCTATGGCGGCCGGCGGCTCTGCCAGCGGGAAGACTATTTCGCCATTCATGTCCGGCGCTTCGATCCGGTCATGAGCGACGAGATCGAAGTCAAGGTGCTGGACAGCTTTCGCTGGTGGACACCGGCCGAGCTGTGCCAGGCCTCGGAGCGGCTGACGCCGCTGGCGCTCGCCGATATCGTCGAACGCTACCTTACGATTGGTCCGCCGCGTGAATTGCCCGAGATCGAGGTCCTGGTGGATTGA
- the glyS gene encoding glycine--tRNA ligase subunit beta: MPDLLLELFGEEIPARMQADAAAHLQKAVTNALVERGCLYDGAKALVTPRRLALSVHGLPVATPDIKEERKGPRVGSPEGAIQGFLKAAGLTSIDQAKIETDPKKGEFYVAVIDKPGRPTAEVIAEIVPVVVRAFPWPKSMRWGEASASTSSLRWVRPLHSIICTFGPETEDPDVIRFDIDGIVAGDATRGHRFMAGGPIKVKRLDDYVAKLEAAKVVADPEARKRRILADAQNLCFAQGFELVEDEGLLNEVAGLVEWPVVLMGAFEEAFLAIPDEVIRATIRANQKCFVVRDPKTGRLANRFVLTANLEATDGGKAIIAGNERVIRARLSDALYFYETDQRPLPDFEGKGKPLDQRMAKLRALNVVFHEKLGTQGERVDRIKALARHIAPMVGADPALAERAAELAKADLMTEVVGEFPEVQGLMGRKYAVLQGEPESVGVAIEDHYRPQGPNDRVPTDPVAVAVALADKLDTLTGFWRIDEKPTGSKDPFALRRAALGVIRLIVENNLKFPLGQVAGFNADLLAFFHDRLKVSLRDQGQRHDLVDAVLASGDKNDDLLLIVRRVEALAGLLATEDGKNLLAGTKRAANILRIEEKKDGVSYGGVPDAALIHGKGLAEERALFGLLQSAAGHARDHVAREDFAGAMKVLAELRPAVDAFFDKVTVNAEDPVVRVNRLKLLAELRTATAAVADFSRIEG; encoded by the coding sequence ATGCCCGACCTCCTGCTCGAACTTTTCGGCGAAGAAATTCCGGCCCGCATGCAGGCCGACGCCGCCGCCCACCTTCAGAAGGCGGTGACCAATGCGCTGGTCGAGCGCGGCTGCCTCTATGACGGCGCCAAGGCGCTGGTGACGCCGCGCCGGCTGGCCCTGTCGGTGCATGGCCTGCCGGTGGCGACCCCCGACATCAAGGAAGAGCGCAAGGGCCCGCGCGTCGGCTCGCCCGAGGGCGCCATCCAGGGCTTCCTGAAGGCCGCCGGTCTCACCTCGATCGACCAGGCCAAGATCGAAACCGACCCGAAGAAGGGCGAGTTCTACGTCGCCGTCATCGACAAACCGGGCCGGCCGACGGCCGAGGTGATCGCCGAGATCGTGCCGGTTGTCGTGCGCGCCTTCCCCTGGCCGAAATCCATGCGCTGGGGCGAGGCCTCGGCCTCGACGTCGTCGTTGCGCTGGGTCCGGCCGCTGCATTCGATCATCTGCACCTTCGGCCCGGAAACCGAGGATCCGGATGTCATCCGTTTCGATATCGACGGCATCGTCGCGGGCGATGCCACCCGCGGCCATCGTTTCATGGCCGGCGGTCCGATCAAGGTGAAGCGGCTCGACGACTATGTCGCCAAACTCGAGGCGGCCAAGGTGGTCGCCGACCCGGAGGCGCGCAAGCGCCGCATCCTGGCCGACGCCCAGAACCTGTGTTTCGCGCAAGGCTTCGAACTGGTCGAGGACGAAGGCCTCTTGAACGAGGTGGCGGGCCTGGTCGAATGGCCGGTCGTGCTGATGGGCGCGTTCGAGGAGGCCTTCCTGGCAATCCCCGACGAGGTGATCCGCGCCACCATCCGCGCCAACCAGAAATGCTTCGTGGTGCGTGACCCCAAGACCGGCCGGCTCGCCAACCGCTTCGTGCTGACCGCCAATCTGGAAGCCACCGACGGCGGCAAGGCGATCATCGCGGGCAATGAGCGGGTGATCCGCGCCCGCCTGTCCGACGCGCTCTATTTTTACGAGACCGACCAGCGGCCGCTGCCGGATTTCGAGGGCAAGGGCAAGCCGCTCGACCAGCGCATGGCGAAGCTGCGCGCGCTCAACGTGGTGTTCCACGAAAAGCTCGGCACCCAAGGCGAGCGGGTCGATCGAATCAAGGCGCTGGCGCGTCACATCGCACCCATGGTCGGCGCCGACCCGGCGCTTGCCGAACGCGCCGCCGAACTGGCCAAGGCCGACCTGATGACCGAGGTGGTTGGCGAATTCCCCGAGGTCCAGGGCCTGATGGGCCGGAAATACGCGGTGCTGCAGGGCGAACCTGAAAGCGTCGGCGTGGCGATCGAGGACCATTACCGGCCGCAGGGGCCGAACGACCGCGTGCCGACCGATCCGGTGGCGGTGGCGGTGGCGCTCGCCGACAAGCTCGACACGCTCACCGGTTTCTGGCGCATCGACGAGAAGCCGACCGGCTCGAAGGACCCCTTCGCGCTTCGCCGCGCGGCGCTCGGCGTGATCAGGCTGATCGTCGAGAACAACCTGAAATTCCCGCTCGGCCAGGTCGCCGGCTTCAATGCCGACCTGCTCGCCTTCTTCCACGACCGCCTGAAGGTGTCGCTGCGCGACCAGGGCCAGCGCCACGACCTGGTCGACGCGGTGCTCGCCTCCGGCGACAAGAATGACGACTTGCTTCTGATCGTCCGTCGCGTCGAGGCCCTGGCCGGCCTGCTGGCGACCGAGGACGGCAAAAACCTGCTCGCCGGCACCAAGCGCGCCGCCAATATCCTGCGGATCGAGGAAAAGAAGGACGGCGTCAGTTATGGCGGCGTCCCGGACGCGGCGCTGATCCACGGCAAGGGCCTTGCCGAGGAACGCGCGCTGTTCGGGCTTCTGCAATCGGCCGCCGGCCATGCCCGCGACCATGTCGCGCGCGAAGATTTCGCCGGCGCCATGAAGGTGCTGGCGGAATTGCGCCCGGCGGTCGATGCCTTCTTCGACAAGGTCACGGTCAATGCCGAGGATCCGGTGGTCCGCGTCAACCGGCTGAAACTGCTGGCGGAGCTGCGCACGGCGACCGCCGCGGTGGCGGATTTCTCGCGCATCGAAGGCTGA
- a CDS encoding rhodanese-like domain-containing protein, which produces MNPVTAVAAAAADVVIDHVVRRLSLETDCSDVASAMAGGDQDFVLLHVVGSAAAYERRHVPGAIHLPHRDISAARLAEWPADTLFVTYCAGPHCNGADQAALKLARLGRPVKIMIGGITGWADEGLPFVAGPAPGALASAA; this is translated from the coding sequence ATGAACCCTGTCACCGCTGTTGCCGCCGCTGCCGCCGATGTCGTGATCGACCATGTCGTGCGGCGCCTGTCGCTCGAAACCGATTGCTCCGATGTCGCTTCCGCCATGGCCGGCGGCGACCAGGATTTCGTCCTGCTGCATGTCGTCGGTTCGGCCGCCGCTTATGAGCGCCGCCATGTGCCCGGCGCCATCCACCTGCCGCATCGCGACATCTCGGCGGCGCGCCTGGCCGAATGGCCGGCGGACACGCTGTTCGTCACCTATTGCGCCGGCCCGCACTGCAACGGCGCCGATCAGGCCGCGCTGAAGCTCGCCAGGCTCGGCCGGCCAGTGAAGATCATGATCGGCGGCATTACCGGCTGGGCCGACGAGGGGCTGCCTTTCGTCGCGGGCCCGGCACCCGGGGCACTGGCGAGCGCCGCCTGA
- a CDS encoding transglutaminase-like cysteine peptidase, with translation MFLLAFSAFTVGLSGFSEAQAQSQTQSQPVRRTASLASGAATSAPIGWVQFCTDNPADCRQRSAQARSLTLTSAAFSQLVRVNLQINREIEQVGDLEHFGVEEFWTYPVDGKGDCEDLVLEKKRRLIALGVPREALLITVVRDLNGDGHAILTVVTDRGDYVLDNFTNEVKLWHETGYRFIKRQAQTDANQWVSLNGGGSSPVQVAMPRR, from the coding sequence TTGTTTTTGCTTGCGTTTTCCGCCTTCACGGTTGGTCTGTCCGGCTTCTCCGAAGCCCAGGCTCAGTCTCAGACACAGTCGCAGCCGGTTCGCCGCACCGCCTCGCTGGCCAGCGGCGCCGCGACATCGGCGCCGATCGGCTGGGTGCAGTTCTGCACCGATAATCCGGCCGACTGCCGCCAGCGCTCGGCCCAGGCCCGCAGCCTGACGCTGACCTCGGCCGCCTTCTCGCAACTGGTCCGGGTCAATCTCCAGATCAACCGCGAGATCGAGCAGGTCGGCGATCTCGAGCATTTCGGGGTCGAGGAATTCTGGACCTATCCGGTCGACGGCAAGGGCGACTGCGAAGATCTGGTGCTGGAAAAGAAGCGCCGGCTGATCGCGCTCGGCGTGCCGCGCGAGGCGCTGCTGATCACGGTGGTGCGCGATCTCAACGGCGACGGCCACGCCATCCTCACCGTGGTGACCGACCGCGGCGACTATGTGCTCGACAACTTCACCAACGAGGTGAAGCTCTGGCACGAGACCGGCTACCGCTTCATCAAGCGCCAGGCGCAGACCGATGCCAACCAGTGGGTGTCGCTGAACGGCGGCGGCTCGAGCCCGGTGCAGGTCGCCATGCCGCGCCGCTGA
- a CDS encoding DUF3828 domain-containing protein — protein sequence MIVTLSRRRALALSLAGLTAAIAAPSQLRAQSATDPIDTVKALLATTQEAREPAFMSARLKRLFAVQRQRARRADGPLPGLDFDFRCNCQEEEDNWKRTLRYTIAARTERTARVTVKFKNFEEREATYSLVLENGKWLVDEIQHQGGEAISRSLQRRE from the coding sequence ATGATCGTGACCCTTTCCCGCCGGCGAGCGCTGGCCCTGTCCCTCGCGGGCCTGACCGCGGCGATTGCCGCGCCGTCACAATTGCGCGCCCAGAGCGCAACCGACCCGATCGACACCGTCAAGGCGCTGCTGGCGACGACCCAGGAGGCCCGCGAGCCAGCCTTCATGTCCGCCCGCCTGAAGCGCCTGTTCGCGGTTCAACGCCAGCGCGCCCGCCGCGCCGACGGCCCCCTGCCCGGTCTCGACTTCGACTTTCGCTGCAACTGCCAGGAGGAGGAGGACAACTGGAAGCGGACGCTGCGCTACACCATCGCCGCGCGCACCGAGCGGACCGCCCGCGTCACCGTCAAGTTCAAGAACTTCGAGGAGCGCGAGGCGACCTACAGCCTGGTCCTGGAAAACGGCAAATGGCTGGTCGACGAGATCCAGCACCAGGGCGGCGAAGCGATCTCCCGCAGCCTGCAGCGGCGCGAATAG
- a CDS encoding DUF3828 domain-containing protein, with protein sequence MTSRLARQRMLALVLAGLVAATWRLDTASAETTHGGPSSAAPVDTVTALYRKPQGLSDGPFLSARLRRLFAAQRARGHRTGDAMAGLDFNYACSCQDYDDAFKQSLSYAETGRTSRSATVTARFMLFGAGREVTYSLIRENGKWLIDDISGSAGPGHDWVMSRLLRMR encoded by the coding sequence ATGACGTCTCGCCTGGCCCGCCAGCGGATGCTGGCCCTGGTCCTGGCCGGCCTGGTTGCCGCCACTTGGCGTCTCGACACGGCCTCGGCCGAGACCACCCATGGCGGCCCGAGCAGCGCCGCGCCGGTCGACACGGTGACGGCGCTTTACCGGAAACCCCAGGGCCTCTCCGATGGCCCCTTCCTGTCGGCGCGTCTGAGGCGGCTGTTCGCTGCCCAGCGGGCCCGCGGCCACCGGACCGGCGATGCCATGGCGGGCCTCGATTTCAACTATGCCTGCAGCTGCCAGGACTATGACGACGCCTTCAAGCAGTCGCTGAGCTATGCCGAGACCGGCCGGACCTCACGGTCGGCGACCGTCACCGCCAGGTTCATGCTCTTCGGCGCCGGCCGCGAGGTCACCTACAGCCTGATCCGCGAGAACGGCAAATGGCTGATCGACGACATCAGCGGCAGCGCCGGACCCGGCCATGACTGGGTCATGTCGCGCCTGCTGCGAATGCGCTAG
- a CDS encoding B3/B4 domain-containing protein, translating into MPVSLSIAELTDRFPAFRAALLVCDGLTIPAERPAALDQLIAEREQAARLAYGGTELAEIPGIAAWRAGYKGFGIKKTSYRCSVERLMKNALAERPLPRINAFVDAYNAVSLTAVACIGADDLDRIAPPLAFRFARASDSFVDMGAEAGEDPNDPPKDGEVVYADDRHVLCRRWNWRQDARTIITPATRRAVVTIQTNGSGELEAALADAVALIERFCQGRVATGIAEAGRPVITVGDG; encoded by the coding sequence ATGCCCGTCAGCCTGTCGATCGCCGAACTGACCGACCGTTTTCCCGCCTTCCGCGCCGCCCTGCTGGTCTGCGACGGCCTGACCATTCCGGCCGAGCGGCCGGCCGCCCTCGATCAACTGATCGCCGAACGCGAACAGGCCGCCCGCCTGGCTTATGGCGGAACCGAACTCGCCGAGATCCCCGGCATCGCCGCCTGGCGTGCCGGCTATAAGGGGTTCGGCATCAAGAAGACCAGCTATCGCTGCTCGGTCGAGCGCCTGATGAAGAACGCGCTGGCCGAGCGGCCCTTGCCCCGCATCAATGCCTTTGTCGACGCCTATAACGCGGTGTCGCTCACGGCGGTCGCCTGTATCGGCGCCGACGACCTCGACCGGATCGCCCCGCCGCTCGCCTTCCGCTTCGCGCGCGCCTCCGACAGTTTCGTCGACATGGGCGCCGAGGCTGGCGAAGATCCGAACGATCCGCCGAAGGACGGCGAGGTCGTCTATGCCGATGACCGCCACGTGCTGTGCCGGCGCTGGAACTGGCGCCAGGACGCCCGCACGATCATCACGCCGGCCACCCGGCGCGCCGTGGTGACCATCCAGACCAATGGCTCGGGCGAGCTCGAAGCAGCCCTGGCCGATGCCGTCGCGCTGATCGAACGGTTCTGCCAGGGCCGGGTCGCGACCGGCATCGCCGAGGCCGGGCGCCCGGTGATCACGGTCGGCGACGGCTGA
- a CDS encoding TfoX/Sxy family protein, which translates to MVASDSFAAFLRDVLAPLGHVVVRPMFGKSGLFCDGLMLGMVRDNTLYLRVDDDNRATFKEAASAPPLNYEKKGGTIDLAFWRAPERLFDEPDELLAWARAALAAARRVATKRAGMAPRRARSPGR; encoded by the coding sequence ATGGTTGCCAGCGACAGCTTTGCCGCGTTCCTGCGCGATGTGCTCGCCCCGCTCGGCCATGTCGTGGTGCGGCCCATGTTCGGCAAGAGCGGCCTATTCTGCGACGGCCTGATGCTTGGGATGGTGCGGGACAACACGCTCTACCTGCGGGTGGACGACGACAACCGTGCGACCTTCAAGGAAGCCGCCTCGGCTCCGCCGCTCAACTACGAGAAGAAGGGCGGCACCATAGATCTCGCCTTTTGGCGGGCTCCGGAGCGTCTGTTCGATGAACCCGATGAGCTCCTCGCCTGGGCGCGCGCCGCCCTGGCGGCGGCGCGGCGGGTTGCGACCAAGCGAGCAGGGATGGCGCCAAGGCGGGCCCGATCTCCGGGCCGCTGA
- a CDS encoding glycine--tRNA ligase subunit alpha yields the protein MSLSDLPAHMRPERSFQGLILTLQSFWADKGCAILQPYDMEVGAGTFHPATTLRALGPKPWKAAYVQPSRRPKDGRYGENPNRMQHYYQFQVILKPNPPDLQELYLASLEAIGLDPRVHDVRFVEDDWESPTLGAWGLGWECWCDGMEVSQFTYFQQVAGFECAPVAGELTYGLERLAMYVQGVERVYDLNFNGRDGADKVTYGDIFLQAEQEYSRHNFEHADTAMLFEQFRMAEKACQKYLAAGAPGADGNDPRHKMVLPAYDQCIKASHTFNLLDARGVISVTERQSYILRVRDLAKACGEAWLKTEAGGIAA from the coding sequence ATGTCCCTTTCTGACCTGCCCGCCCATATGCGGCCCGAACGTTCGTTCCAGGGCCTGATCCTGACGCTGCAGAGCTTCTGGGCCGACAAGGGCTGCGCCATCCTGCAGCCCTATGACATGGAGGTCGGCGCCGGCACCTTCCATCCTGCGACGACCTTGCGGGCGCTCGGCCCCAAGCCCTGGAAGGCGGCCTATGTTCAGCCCTCGCGCCGCCCGAAGGATGGCCGCTACGGCGAAAACCCCAACCGCATGCAGCACTATTACCAGTTTCAGGTGATCCTGAAGCCGAACCCGCCGGATCTCCAGGAGCTCTACCTCGCCTCGCTCGAGGCCATTGGCCTTGATCCGCGCGTCCACGACGTCCGGTTCGTCGAGGACGACTGGGAGAGCCCGACGCTCGGCGCCTGGGGCCTTGGCTGGGAATGCTGGTGCGACGGCATGGAAGTTTCGCAGTTCACTTACTTTCAGCAGGTCGCCGGCTTCGAATGCGCGCCGGTCGCCGGCGAGCTGACCTATGGCCTCGAGCGGCTCGCCATGTATGTGCAGGGCGTCGAACGGGTCTACGACCTCAATTTCAACGGCCGCGACGGCGCCGACAAGGTCACCTATGGCGACATCTTCCTGCAGGCCGAGCAGGAATATTCCCGGCACAATTTCGAACATGCCGACACCGCCATGCTGTTCGAGCAGTTCAGGATGGCCGAGAAGGCCTGCCAGAAATATCTCGCGGCCGGCGCCCCCGGCGCCGACGGCAACGATCCGCGCCACAAGATGGTGCTGCCGGCCTATGACCAGTGCATCAAGGCGAGCCACACCTTCAACCTGCTCGACGCCCGTGGCGTCATCTCGGTCACCGAGCGGCAGAGCTATATCCTGCGCGTGCGCGACCTGGCGAAAGCCTGCGGCGAAGCCTGGCTGAAGACCGAGGCCGGAGGCATCGCGGCCTGA
- a CDS encoding electron transfer flavoprotein-ubiquinone oxidoreductase: MAAEATADPIELPAREAMDYDVVIVGAGPAGLAAAIRLKQVNPDLTVVVVEKGSEVGAHILSGAVIDPVGLDKLLPDWRNDPDRPLKLQVSDDRFYFLGHSGALRLPNFGMPKLMNNHGNFIGSLGNVAKWLAAKAEALGVEIYPGFAAAEVLYGAQGEVLGIATGDMGIDRHGAITDRFTRGMELRGKYTLFAEGARGSLSKQLIARFKLDEGKEPPKFGIGLKEVWQVKPENHKPGLVQHSFGWPLDMKTGGGSFLYHADEGQVYVGFVIHLNYQNPTLSPFDEFQRFKQHPLIKATLEGGKRLSYGARAITEGGYQSVPKLTFPGGALIGCAAGFVNLPRIKGSHNAILSGMLAAEHVADAIADARTNDEPRAYELAWRGSAIGQDLYKVRNVKPLWSKFGTVFGVMLGGIDMWTNELFKFSLFGTLKHGKPDYATLKPIAEVTPIVYPKPDGVISFDKLSSVFISNTNHEEDQPVHLTLKDPSVPIAKNLPMYGEPARLYCPAGVYEVVYADAAAKTDPQFVINAQNCVHCKTCDIKDPAQNINWVTPEGGGGPNYPSM, translated from the coding sequence ATGGCCGCTGAAGCAACTGCCGATCCGATCGAACTGCCCGCCCGCGAGGCGATGGATTACGACGTCGTCATCGTCGGCGCCGGCCCCGCGGGCCTTGCCGCGGCGATCCGGCTGAAGCAGGTCAATCCGGATCTGACGGTCGTGGTGGTCGAGAAGGGGTCCGAGGTCGGCGCCCATATCCTGTCAGGCGCGGTGATCGATCCCGTTGGCCTCGACAAGCTGCTGCCGGACTGGCGCAACGACCCGGACCGGCCGCTGAAACTTCAGGTGAGCGACGACCGGTTCTATTTCCTCGGCCATTCCGGCGCGCTCAGGCTGCCCAATTTCGGCATGCCCAAGCTGATGAACAACCACGGCAATTTCATCGGCTCGCTGGGCAATGTGGCGAAATGGCTGGCGGCCAAGGCCGAAGCCCTCGGCGTCGAGATCTATCCGGGCTTCGCCGCGGCCGAAGTGCTCTACGGCGCCCAGGGCGAAGTGCTCGGCATCGCCACCGGCGACATGGGCATCGACAGGCACGGCGCGATCACCGACCGCTTCACCCGCGGCATGGAGCTGCGCGGCAAATATACCCTCTTCGCCGAAGGCGCCCGCGGCAGCCTGAGCAAGCAGCTGATCGCCCGCTTCAAGCTGGACGAGGGCAAGGAACCGCCGAAATTCGGCATCGGCCTGAAAGAGGTCTGGCAGGTCAAGCCGGAGAATCACAAACCGGGCCTCGTCCAGCACTCCTTCGGCTGGCCGCTCGACATGAAGACCGGCGGCGGCTCGTTCCTCTATCACGCCGACGAAGGCCAGGTTTATGTCGGCTTCGTCATCCACCTGAACTACCAGAACCCGACGCTGTCGCCGTTCGACGAGTTCCAGCGGTTCAAGCAGCATCCGCTGATCAAGGCGACGCTCGAAGGCGGCAAGCGGCTGAGCTACGGCGCCCGTGCGATCACCGAGGGCGGCTACCAGTCGGTGCCGAAACTGACCTTCCCGGGCGGCGCGCTGATCGGCTGCGCCGCGGGTTTCGTCAACCTGCCGCGCATCAAGGGGTCGCACAACGCGATCCTGTCCGGCATGCTGGCCGCCGAACATGTCGCCGACGCCATTGCCGACGCCCGCACCAATGACGAGCCACGCGCCTATGAACTGGCCTGGCGCGGCAGCGCCATTGGCCAGGATCTCTACAAGGTGCGCAACGTCAAGCCGCTCTGGTCGAAATTCGGCACCGTCTTCGGCGTCATGCTCGGCGGCATCGACATGTGGACCAACGAGCTGTTCAAGTTCTCGCTGTTCGGCACGCTGAAACACGGCAAGCCGGATTATGCCACGCTGAAGCCGATCGCCGAGGTGACGCCGATCGTCTATCCCAAGCCCGACGGCGTCATTTCCTTCGACAAGCTGTCCAGCGTGTTCATCTCGAACACCAACCACGAAGAAGACCAGCCGGTCCACCTGACGCTGAAGGACCCGAGCGTCCCGATCGCCAAGAACCTGCCCATGTATGGCGAACCGGCCAGGCTCTATTGCCCGGCGGGGGTCTACGAGGTGGTCTATGCCGATGCCGCGGCCAAGACCGATCCGCAATTCGTCATCAACGCGCAGAATTGCGTGCACTGCAAAACCTGCGACATCAAGGACCCCGCCCAGAACATCAACTGGGTGACGCCCGAAGGCGGCGGCGGTCCGAACTATCCCAGCATGTGA